In Lentibacillus amyloliquefaciens, one DNA window encodes the following:
- a CDS encoding RQC-minor-1 family DNA-binding protein: MKRLDEGEILTILRAADEIIASGGRTLLAKILKGSGEKKILELGLDACPVYGYFKPEKLDTVLEKIDWMIDHDFLDIQYSGKLPMIIFTDRGWEIERDQRVDEFLQEWDRWLSAGKKSPDMSYLKDRNRGMIWLLLDKIQETGNEKYIPYLNEWEKVDYKKVRARIREVVHQLETAAPIDRQTATERSDSINAALKGAEPHDIDLRCIKCGNYFTFSVGEQQFYKRMGFVHPRRCKSCREKRDLEFL, translated from the coding sequence ATGAAACGATTAGATGAAGGTGAAATTCTGACAATTCTGCGCGCAGCTGATGAGATTATTGCAAGTGGCGGACGGACACTGCTTGCTAAAATTTTAAAAGGGTCTGGTGAGAAAAAAATTCTGGAGTTAGGATTGGACGCGTGCCCGGTTTACGGTTATTTTAAACCGGAGAAACTGGATACCGTATTAGAGAAGATCGACTGGATGATTGATCATGATTTTCTGGATATTCAATACAGTGGAAAGTTACCGATGATCATTTTCACAGACCGTGGGTGGGAAATTGAACGTGATCAGCGGGTGGATGAATTTTTACAGGAATGGGACAGGTGGCTCTCAGCCGGTAAAAAAAGCCCCGATATGAGTTACTTAAAAGACCGGAACCGCGGAATGATATGGTTGCTGCTTGATAAAATACAGGAAACCGGAAACGAAAAGTACATTCCATACTTAAATGAGTGGGAGAAAGTTGATTATAAAAAGGTGAGAGCGAGGATTCGGGAGGTCGTCCATCAGTTGGAAACAGCTGCCCCGATTGATCGGCAAACGGCCACCGAACGGAGCGATTCAATCAACGCAGCACTGAAGGGTGCAGAACCGCATGACATCGACCTGCGATGCATCAAATGCGGTAATTATTTCACTTTTTCCGTTGGCGAGCAGCAGTTTTATAAACGAATGGGATTTGTTCATCCCAGACGATGTAAGTCCTGCCGGGAAAAAAGAGATTTGGAATTTTTATAA